The sequence below is a genomic window from Vespula pensylvanica isolate Volc-1 chromosome 1, ASM1446617v1, whole genome shotgun sequence.
ATCAGATCATAGAGTCCCTTATTGCAATAAAGATTTAggtaatatttttgatatatttgaaaaatatttgatctaTGCAATTTATCGTGTTAATTCTAACATAAGACGAATATTGTAGGTCGAGATAAGCATTATGTAGCTACATTaccagaagaagaaagaattgcATGGATATGGTGCATTATAATCGCTTTTGCCGTACCAGAATTCGGTGCACTGATACgtagtatacgtatatgtatttttaagtCATGGAAAAAGCCACCATACTCTCATTTTCTCCTCGTCTTCCTCATGGAAACGTTTCATGTCGTAGGACTTGCGCTTATGTTTTTCTTAGTACTGCCAGATATCGATGTCGTAAAAGGAGTAATGTTAACTAATTGCGTCTGTTTTGTACCCGGATTATTAGGTAGGCATGACTCAAAATTGTCTGCTAACGATCGAGAGACAATATGTTTTTCTTCAATACGAATAATGAGTTTatcttgtaaaattatttttaaaaatgattttatatttcaatatattatattttaggaCTTTTATCgcgaaacaaaaacaaagacGAATCGAAAAGGTTTATTCTCGTACTAGTTGACCTTGCCGCATTAACTGCTCAAGCAACGAGTTTCGTCCTTTGGCCTCTGCTAGACACATCAAGACCTTCTTTATGGATTATCCCACCTTCCTTGATACTCGTATCATGTGGTTGGTGGGAGAATTATGTTTCCATGCAAAGCAGTATCGGTAAATtgatgtttattattaattaatgaatcttgaagaaatattgtacgatatataattttggaaaaattaatgtattaactttttacattttcattcttttctgcTCTCTCATATAGGCTTTGTCAGTATGCTGGGCCgagtaaagagagaattgAGACTGACTAGATATTTTACATACATGTTCGTTTCATTCTGGAAGATCATAGCATTTTTCATTAGTgttttaacgatattatatatgagaGGCGAAAATATTGGTCACTTATTTACAATGTTTCCTACTGCTTTTGGACAGCACAAAATTATTGTTCACACGGTTGTACAAAGTAATGGTACATTTTCGGATCTAAAAGACGTTTTATTAAACAGTGACACTGACATTGATGCCGACTTCAGTACACCAATTTATGTCTTATTGTTACAAATATTTAGTGCATATTTCGCTTATATTTTTGGTAAGCAAatggaaattatattttacattgtcTACAAAATGTAGAAATCGTTGTTAATTTTTGAGGAATATCGTGTTTTTAGGCAAGTTCGCGTGTAAAATTCTGATACAAGGATTCAGTTATGCATTCCCTGTAAATCTTACAATACCAGTAACTATTTCCTTGCTAATCGCTGCCTGTGGTCTACGTAATAGCAATCCTTGCTTTTTCCATGATATTATACCAGATTACCTTTTTTATGAATCACCgccattatattttttaaatgattacaTAACCCAACAATATGGCTGGGTTTGGTTACTTTGGTTGCTATCACAAACTTGGATAACTTTACATATTTGGACACCAAAATGTGAACGTTTAGCAGCCactgaaaaattattcgttgtACCTATGTATGATTCATTGCTGATCGATCAGTCAATGggattaaatagaaagagagatgatcAACCGGAAGTTAAAGTGGAGGTCAGTATTcagttataagaaatataaaaactagAGAGAATTGtacttgattttatataaaaaaagaaaaaaaaaacagaaaaaaatgctAGAGCCATAGCAacgttattttatcatttaggATTTAgcagagatagaaaaagaaaaaggtgatGGAGATTATGAGACTATATACGAGCAAACAGATGGCTCGACCACTCCAGCTTCTATGGTAAAAAGTAGCGACCATGTGACCAGAATATACGCGTGTGCTACCATGTGGCATGAAAACAAGGAAGAAATGATggaatttttgaaaagtatTTTGCGACTGGACGAGGATCAATCAGCTAGGCGGGTTGCACAAAAATATCTTAAAGTCGTTGATCCGGATTATTATGAGTTCGAAAGTaagttaaataattcaatcgtaacgtatgtatgcatataataCATGCGTTCTTTGCAATtaacttaaatatattttttagctCATATCTTCTTCGACGACGCTTTCGAATTATCCGACCATGACGAAAACGAATCACAAGTGAATCGATTTGTGAAACTGCTCGTTTCAACGTTAGACGAAGCAGCAACTGACGTTCATAGAACAAGAACGCATGTTAAAGATCCAAAAAAATATCCAACTCCTTATGGCGGACGATTGGTATGGACTCTCCCTGGTAAAACTAAAATGATCGCTCATTTGAAAGATAAGAGTAAAATTCGGcatagaaaaagatggagCCAGGTAAGTTCGTTCagtattttcgaataatttttttttcacggagATAATGTATGAAAtagaattgaaaaatgaatgatatttttgattaggtcatgtatatgtattacttATTGGGACATCGATTAATGGAATTACCCATTAGCGTGGATCGCAAAGAAGTTATTGCTGAGAATACGTATTTATTGACACTAGACGGTGATATTGATTTTCAACCAGCTGCTGTAAAACTTCTTGTAGAtttgatgaaaaagaataagaatctTGGTGCGGCGTGTGGTCGTATTCATCCAGTTGGTTCAGGTATATTCTACTTTTTAATACACGTCtctattcataaaaaaaattacaaagtcCAAATAATATTGGAAATccaaataatattgatttgtAGGTCCTATGGTTTGGTATCAAATGTTTGAATATGCGATTGGTCATTGGCTGCAAAAAGCAACGGAACACATGATCGGTTGTGTACTTTGTAGTCCTGGTTGTTTCTCCTTATTTAGAGGAAAAGCTTTGATGGATGATAacgtaatgaaaaaatatacaacaaGATCCGATGAGGCAAGACATTACGTACAATACGATCAGGGAGAAGATCGTTGGCTTTGTACATTACTTTTACAACGTGGCTATAGAGTAAGTtgattcaaaaaatatttctttatcatggatttcataaaaatcggaaaaaggagaagacattaataatatttgattaggTCGAATATTCAGCGGCAAGTGATGCTTACACTCATGCACCAGAAggatttaatgaattttacaaTCAACGTCGTCGATGGGTACCTTCTACTATAGCTAATATTATGGATCTATTGATGGATGCCAAACGGACTATTAAaatcaatgataatatttcCCTCCCATATATATCTTATCAGATTCTCCTAATgggtatattttaatataattaacaaaataaagtaaaagaaagacgatTTTTACTACTCTTCAAAATCTCTCATTTGTTGATAATATTACAGGTGGTACTATACTTGGGCCAGGTACTATCTTCCTTATGTTAGTCGGTGCATTTGTAGCTGCTTTTAAAATTGACAATTGGACaagtttttattacaatattataccAATTCTGTTGTTCATGATCATTTGTTTTACGTGCAAGGCTAACATACAGGTAAGCgtgacgttttttttttttttatccaaatttcttgtttttgcATTTTCGCTAAATTAAAATTTCGCATAAGCATAATTCGTTACGTCGTATGTATGTTGTTTTGTCGgagtataattttctataatatgtttggataaaaaataacttgatataaaagaaagataattgacaatttttgtttgtaatttatattataatagtcGTGATTGTTTTGTCCACGTCCAagtgttttataattttcagcTTCTATGTGCACAAATATTATCTACGGCTTATGCTATGATCATGATGGCCGTAATCGTAGGTACGGCTCTTCAGCTCGGAGAGGACGGGATAGGATCACCCTCagcgatatttttaatatcattatcggGATCATTTTTCATAGCAGCCTGTCTACATCCTCAAGAATTTTTGTGTATCATTCCTGgcattatatatcttttatctattccttctatgtatcttcttcttatattgTACTCGATTATAAATCTTAATGTTGTCTCCTGGGGTACTCGAGAAGTTCAagtaaaaaagacaaaaaaggtTTGTCTATTGCGATAACTCTTCATTGTTCTTAAGTGCATGCCATAATATCATAACACACCATTAAAAAACGATCATTACACCATCATTAATGATTATCACTTGTAACGCGAGCAAACCTGTATAATAAGctttttatcataatcatattaaaaaatattcaccaATGAATTCATATACAATCTCTCCTATAGGATCATGATCAGTGTGATACATCCAatcatacgtatgtgtatatatatatatatacatgtggtGGAGGCGTGTATTTACATAAATGATGGTGAAGGTAATAATTATTGGCTGAATGTGTTATTACTAAATTATGTCAGTGTGTAATGCTAGCTgcacgcaaaaaaaaaatcaactttACGTTCATTAGAATGTAAAggattaatttgaaataaacgTCTAACTTATGAGAGGGATGCGACAGGTTATCATGGCTGGAATTCTCAGCACCTTCTATGGTTTGGTGATGGTTGCCGTTGTAATCGGTATCGCGATAAGTATCGTAGAAGACAGTTTGTTTTCACCCTCCGCCATGTTTCTATTGCTGGTGGTGACGCAAATGCTGATAGCAGCCATTCTTCACCCAAGAGAAATAAACTGTTTACTATatggaataatatattacataagcGTACCATCGATGTACGTTCTACTAATTATGTATTCGCTGTTCAATCTCAATGACATTACCTGGGGCACAAGAGAAGTAAAAGCGAAGAAAACGAGGGCGGTAATTATCTGAAAAAACTAACAAATTAATCACTTAGAAGGGAACAATAACGCTTGATCGTCATACCATCACGtagaattaaataatcatattcaAAAATGCTCTACATTCTAACATAaagaattacataaaaaaatgtgtatgCATCACaactctttatatatatatatatattatatcatatattcgCTATAGGAATtggaacaagagaaaaaagaagcggAAGAAGCTAAGCGCAAAGCGaaacaaaaatctttattaGGTTTTCTCCAAAATGGTGCTGGGACAAATGGCGATGATCAAGGttcgatagaaatttctttGGCTAGTCTATTCAGGTGTATGTTTTGTACGCATGGAAAACCATCGGATGAAAAACAACAGCTTGTTGCTATCGCCGAATCATTAGAACAACTTGGCAAAAGATTGGAAACGATTGAAAGGTGTGTATATAGAAAGATCGTTCTTCAAATAGCAATTATAAAATAGCCTATAAAAATTTGAGGAAGCCCATTTTATTCGATGACTCTTCAATAGGGCCGTTGACCCACACGCGCATGTTTCTGGAAAAAGACGAGCATACTCCACAGGTGCTCGTACAAACGATGCGTTGGGTGCCATAGGTGAAGATCCAGCCGAAGACGAAGAATGTCGCAGTGAAACAGAAACCGTAACTAGCCAAAATTCGGGAGAAAATCGTGACGGTAGTAACTTCCTTACAAGACCTTATTGGTTGAGCGACGAAGGATTGAAAAAAGGCGAAGTGGAAATCTTGTCGCTCCAAGAGGAACAATTTTGGAAGGATTTGcttgaaaaatatctatatcctATAGACGAAGACAAAGCGGAGAAGGtaatatacgagaaaaaattACTTCTCACGATTTTAATTCTGATGTAAAAGTATTCGaaaagattttgttttttttttgtttttttttttttcatcgcgtttgataatataaatgatattttaatatgaaactTTTACCGTGTCCACTGGAAGATTGGTGCATCCGtattagaatagaaaaagatgcttaaattttaatgaattttatactaCTTGCGTCAGGCACGAATCGCCAAAGATCTAAAGGACCTACGCGACCAGAGTGTCTTTGCTTTCTTTATGATGAATGCCCTCTTCGTCCTCATCGTCTTTTTGCTACAATTAAACAAAGACTTGTTACACGTGAAGTGGCCATTTGGTATCAAGATGAACATCACCTATGATGAATATTTGCAAGAGGTAAAGTCAGCTCCGTCGGGGTGCCATGAATCCTATGCTTTGATGATTTCCTTGTGAAACAGACAAATAACATGGATCATTGGGTCTCACTCGACGGagctttttttctacttttctaacgtgtttcgtttttttatcaTCCCCCGTAGGCCCGAATCGCTGGAGATCTCATTGAATTGCGCAACAAGAGTGTCTTCGCATTTTTAATGTTCAATGCCTTGTTCGTACTGATCGTATTCTTGCTACAGCTGAACAAAGATCAATTACATATCGTGTGGCCGCTCGGCGTCAAGACAAACATCACCTACGTTGAAGAAACGTCGGAGGTATCGGGTATTCCCGAAAATGGCAAAAGGAGATGCAGTTTCTCGTTGATGGAACTTCGTTGTGCTCTCggtccttctttcttttctttcttttatcgtcaAATAATCGTTTGCGAGCAAAAAATACTCATTTTATAATCAACGACTAAGAGAGTACATTGAATTGAACCATCGTTACGTAGTAGCTGCATTTGTTCACTTTACGAATATGTGTTTGTCAATAACATTATTCGTATAATGGCACGTGTGAAAGGTTTTAATGTTAAACGCCTTGCACAGGTTCTCCTGGTTGGATCGGATTGTGGGGGTGCAGAAAAACTTCTAGTCCACTGACAGAAACATTTAGTGACTAAGCGATAACATTTTCATCCTATGTTTACGATACTTATCCATTCCATCCTCTCATTCgatctgttttttctttttccagctattcaaggaaaattatttccttGAACGTATACTTATtcaatcgtttaaaataacaATCATTTTACAGGAATTCAGCATCTgactgctctctctctctctctctctctttctctttctttcttattgtttcgcatttttttttttttttgataaattttattttatatatctacggAATGAAAGTTTGTTCATAAGGTTGTAACAAGTACATTTTGAACTTGGAtgcatagaaatattatattccttGACTACTTTCACGTTTCGTAGATACGTACgcgaaaataaatcgtactCGCTAATTAAGAAACGAGATTAATATgatcgttttgtttctttttatagtgacattataatttatatgcatatacttCATACATATACTCAGATTTtacttttgatatttatttatccttagttctttccatttttatccTAAGCCTGTTAAACAAATCAATGTTTTTCCATGCATTCCTCTCTATGTTTTGGGCTAGGTTTAACTGATCCTTCACTGCAAGAGGTGTAGTCGAATTTAAGCACCACTAATGCATCatgtggtatatatatatatatgctttttatgtttatttacatatataagtatatgtgtatttatgtatataaatattttagacATAGTCACATCGCTTCTATCACGACGGTAAATTTACGATCTTTCTTATACCGTTGcacaaattttaatgattacaTCCACATtcgtgaaatatattttgtgaaGAAACGATGGAACTTAATCTCAAATCTAACTTCCATTTGGTAACAGAACTTACTCGCGAAGTGTATAATAACCacattattaacaatattatagatactgttccagtttatatataaaacatacgatgtatataaattattatagtcAACAATAAGTAcatcaaattgaaaattttacattatttttaattatgttttatatattttttataattaactttaCATTTCaacattaaatttctttttatattgtacTTAATGTTGACTATCAATGTCAATAATtcacataaaataaatgtgcATTATATATGGCAAAGTGATATTAACcagaaataaagaaactttAGAGTTTAGTTTACAATAAAACGAATACTTACGCACCAACGTATGCGATGCACATGCGAGCATGAATATttgtattactattattattttatactctatattaatgatagtaataatattttaatatttcaggTGCACATTACCAAAGAATACTTGCAACTTGAGCCTATTGGTCTAGTGTTTGTGTTCTTTTTTGCATTAATTCTAGTCATTCAATTCACTGCTATGTTGTTTCATAGATTTGGTACTTTTGCTCATATCTTGGCAAGTACCACACTGGATTGGTTTTGCTGCAAAAAAGTAtgtctttgttttattataaattagataaatgaataaataaatagactCTACAATAACTTAAATATTGCTATTAAAGGATGTTACAGAGGAGACTTTATCATCTCAACAAGCAGTGGATATGGTTAGAGATTTGCAAAAATTAAATGGTATGGAGGGTGATTATGATGAAGGTAGTGGTAATGGACCTGGTCGAcgaaaaacaataagaaatcttgaaaagagtaaaagaaaggcACAATCGATAAATACACTTGATGTTGCATTCAAACATCGTTTCTTTAGTATGTCTGAAGGTGCAGGTGAGTgacttattaaaaatcaatgaagTTGAATTATAATCAATGATTGTAACTTTTAATTTCCATCTAATAGGTTTGCCTGGAAACATGTCTACACGACATTCAGTGAAAGCTTTAAAAGCTTTAGAGGGTCGACGAAATATTGAAATGGCAATGCGAAAAAAATCACAAATGCAAACTTTAGgagcaattaataaatatggaGTGGCAGGTAATCCTCTTGGTATTCAAGGGCGACCTTCTAGAAGTAGTCAAATATCCATAAAGGATGTTTTTGAAGATCATGGACATACAAATCCTACTTACGAACCTGATGAAAGTCCTAGAAATAGTCTTCGATTACAAAATCTTAATCAACATAGTTGGCGCGAAGCCAACACCAATGTTTAATGCTACAATTTGCaaaaacaaattcaaaatatattcaatttttgtaattaaaaagtataatcaACCGAACAATAgcataaaaatagtaattaaatatagattgctgtttttatttttttgctctATGCCAGTATATTTGAGGAgtcatattttttgtatttatttgttataatatttattcaatgatTAGCGACAAGATATAGTTCAAGCAAACTTCAGTGTATAGAACACtgtcaaaattataataaaatttgtttaatattgaacttattcaattttcttccttatagtattaaaaatgattttgcattttaaaatttaatatatgtatattcataagataatgaatagaaaaagatatctacATCCATATATTTTACTGAATAATATACTCATATAAaagcaatttttaaaaaattgattgtaataaaataataatatttatatgccCTACTATTCATTTTACATGTGATAAAATTagcatttaaattatatatattacacgtgCATGCACGcgtacaattatatatatgtttatacatttttaagcatgacaatatttcatatggaaaataaatttaaaaaattgatatttctatgaaaaaataatttatatctatactttCCTATATATTCCTGAATTGAATTAATtcttatatgaaattaaatcataataaacaatttagatatatttttaatatatattgaatcttattattatatttttttaagtgcTTCTGTCATTAAAACAACATAAGccattgttaaataattattaattgcatCATTTATGGTCCATTCTTGATAAAATCCTTCACTTGGAAATAAAATAGTTGTTACTGCATAGAAGAGATTTGCTAATAAaccataattattatcgtttaacaACCTAAAATAATGTGAATGTTCTTTATAtactaaatattaaatcttttttgtaaattatatattaacttaCATAACAAAAGCAGTAGTCAATAGTTCAAGGAATACAAATAATTCAGATACTGCATTAAATATACTTCTTTTATATGACAATGAAATGtttgaattttcattctattgAAATTAGAATTTCAGTAACTATTTTAAAGAagtttttatcttcattagaaagtttgaagtaaaaaaatataatttcttttagaatGTACCTGATTTTCCAATATCCAATACTTCAAATGTAGCATATTgcacaaaaaaaaactaatagcTGTATTACATGCAAGAAGATAATCTccatgatgaaaaaaaagggaacacATTAAAGAACTTTTACTAATGTTTTTAAGAAattcatcgaaaatattaattttctttttattttccatttcttccGTCTCTATCAATGTTAAATTTAGAGCTAAAAATGATATGTTCAttataacaaagaaaagaaacgttttcgaattttattgatatgtacatatgaatACTTACTGtaagatttgaaaaataatttatatattaaactatatAAAGGTCGAATTCCTAACGTTGTGAATCCAATAAAAGCAA
It includes:
- the LOC122632043 gene encoding uncharacterized protein LOC122632043 isoform X1 — translated: MFLEATLSCTCLLLTCGSSIYVLYKYSYNEYSTLTTPFIFAFIGFTTLGIRPLYSLIYKLFFKSYTLNLTLIETEEMENKKKINIFDEFLKNISKSSLMCSLFFHHGDYLLACNTAISFFLCNMLHLKYWILENQNENSNISLSYKRSIFNAVSELFVFLELLTTAFVMLLNDNNYGLLANLFYAVTTILFPSEGFYQEWTINDAINNYLTMAYVVLMTEALKKI
- the LOC122632043 gene encoding uncharacterized protein LOC122632043 isoform X2, coding for MFLEATLSCTCLLLTCGSSIYVLYKYSYNEYSTLTTPFIFAFIGFTTLGIRPLYSLIYKLFFKSYTLNLTLIETEEMENKKKINIFDEFLKNISKSSLMCSLFFHHGDYLLACNTAISFFLCNMLHLKYWILENQNENSNISLSYKRSIFNAVSELFVFLELLTTAFVIKSLLCSNNYFISK